One Leopardus geoffroyi isolate Oge1 chromosome B1, O.geoffroyi_Oge1_pat1.0, whole genome shotgun sequence DNA window includes the following coding sequences:
- the OTUD4 gene encoding OTU domain-containing protein 4 isoform X2, with protein sequence MKVLHSQSRHVEVRMACIHYLRENREKFEAFIEGSFEEYLKRLENPQEWVGQVEISALSLMYRKDFIIYREPNVSPSQVTENNFPEKVLLCFSNGNHYDIVYPIKYKENSAMCQSLLYELLYEKVFKTDVSKILMGLDTSEVADENNSEVSDSEDDSYKSKTTTANDVNGVKPLSSDQHPKNNGNSPSLPLSRKVLKSLNPAVYRNVEYEIWLKSKQAQQKRDYSIAAGLQYEVGDKCQVRLDHNGKFSNADLQGVHSENGPVLVEELGKKHSPKNLKPPPSESWNTVSGKKMRKPTSGQNFHSDMDYRGPKNQSKPIKAPSALPPRLQHPSGIRPHAFSSHSAGSQSQKPSSEHKNLNRTPSQIIRKPDRERAEDFDHTSRESNYFGLSPEERREKQAIEESRLLYEIQNRDEQAFPALSSSSVSQSASQSSNPCVQRKSSHVSDRKGSRRRMDTEERKDKDSVHGHSHLDKKPEPSTLENVSDEKCTRVSSPSKSKKLECPPAEQKPAEHVSLSNPAPLLVSPEVHLTPAVPSLPATVPAWPSEPTTFGPTGVPAQIPVLSVTQTLTTGPDSAVSQAHLTPSPVPVSIQAVNQPLMPLPQTLSLYQDPLYPGFPYNEKGDRAIAPPYSLCHTGEDLPKDKNILRFFFNLGVKAYSCPMWAPHSYLYPLHQAYLAACRMYPKVSVPVYPPNPWFQEAPSAQNESDCTCTDAHFPMQTEASVNGQMPQAEIGPPTFSSPLVIPPSQVSEGHGQLSYQPDLESENSGQLLHAEYEESLSGKNMFPQPSFGPSPFLGPVPIAPPFFPHVWYGYPFQGFIENPVMRQNIVLPSDEKELDLPLENLDLSKECGSVSAVDEFREARGEGTHSLPEASMSKREGRAEQSSQTPKADLASATIPPVAEEKAHLPTQILNRERETVPVELEPKRTIPSLKEKSEKVKDPKIAADVVSGANSVASRVQRPKEESSEDENEVSNILRSGRSKQFYNQTYGGRKYKSDWGSSGRGGYQHARGEESWKGQPSRSRDEGYQYHRNVRGRPYRGDRRRSGMGDGHRGQNT encoded by the exons gTATTACTGTGTTTTTCAAATGGAAATCATTATGATATTGTCTATCCCATCAAGTATAAAGAGAACTCTGCAATGTGTCAAT CTCTCCTTTATGAATTGCTGTATGAAAAGGTGTTTAAAACCGATGTTAGTAAAATTTTGATGGGGCTAGACACCTCTGAAGTAGCTGATGAAAACAACAGTGAAGTATCAGATTCAGAGGATGACAGTTACAA gaGTAAAACTACCACCGCTAATGATGTGAATGGAGTTAAACCTTTGTCAAGTGATCAG CACCCGAAAAACAATGGGAACTCTCCTAGCCTTCCTTTGTCAAGAAAGGTTCTTAAGTCACTTAATCCAGCAGTCTATAGAAATGTGGAATATGAAATTTGGCTGAAGTCTAAGCAAG CTCAACAAAAACGTGATTATTCCATTGCTGCTGGCTTACAGTATGAAGTTGGAGATAAATGCCAA GTTAGGTTGGATCACAATGGAAAGTTTTCTAATGCAGACCTTCAAGGGGTTCACTCTGAGAATGGGCCAGTTTTGGTCGAAGAACTTGGAAAGAA acACTCCCCGAAGAACCTCAAACCACCTCCTTCAGAAAGCTGGAACACCGTATCAGGGAAGAAGATGAGAAAACCTACTTCTGGACAGAATTTCCACTCTG ACATGGATTACAGAGGGCCAAAGAATCAAAGCAAGCCAATAAAAGCTCCATCAGCACTACCTCCTCGACTCCAGCATCCTTCAGGAATAAGACCACATGCATTCTCTAGTCATTCTGCAGGGTCACAGTCTCAGAAACCCTCCAGTGAGCACAAAAATCTTAATAGGACACCCTCACAGATCATAAG AAAACCTGATCGTGAGAGAGCTGAGGATTTTGATCACACGAGTCGAGAATCTAACTATTTTGGCCTCTCCCCAGAAGAGCGCAGAGAGAAGCAAGCTATAGAAGAATCTCGTTTACTCTACGAGATTCAGAACAGAGACGAACAGGCTTTCCCAGCCCTTTCC agctcatcagtcagtcagtcagctTCTCAGAGTAGCAACCCATGTGTCCAGAGAAAATCGTCACATGTAAGTGATAGAAAAGGAAGCAGGCGGAGAATGGATACCGAAGAACGGAAAGATAAAG ACTCTGTCCATGGACATTCACACTTGGATAAAAAACCTGAGCCAAGCACATTGGag AATGTTAGTGATGAGAAATGTACAAGAGTTTCATCACCATCAAAGTCAAAGAAATTAGAATGCCCACCTGCAGAGCAA AAGCCAGCAGAACATGTGTCTTTGTCAAATCCAGCTCCCCTTCTAGTTTCTCCAGAGGTACATCTAACTCCTGCGGTGCCTTCTTTACCAGCCACTGTGCCAGCCTGGCCAAGTGAACCTACAACTTTCGGACCAACAG gtGTCCCTGCTCAAATTCCTGTTTTGTCAGTGACACAGACTCTGACTACTGGACCTGATTCTGCTGTGTCCCAGGCTCATTTAACACCCTCTCCAGTTCCTGTGTCAATACAGGCAGTTAACCAGCCCTTGATGCCTTTGCCTCAGACGTTGAGCCTTTACCAGGACCCACTCTACCCTGGGTTTCCTTATAATGAAAAGGGAGATCGAGCCATTGCACCACCTTATTCACTGTGTCACACTGGGGAGGACCTGCCTAAAG ataagaaCATTCTTCGATTCTTCTTTAATCTTGGTGTAAAG GCGTATAGTTGTCCTATGTGGGCCCCACATTCTTACCTGTACCCTCTGCACCAGGCCTACCTGGCAGCCTGCAGGATGTACCCAAAGGTCTCTGTCCCTGTGTATCCTCCAAATCCTTGGTTCCAGGAAGCTCCTTCTGCTCAGAATGAAAGTGATTGTACCTGTACCGATGCACACTTTCCTATGCAGACTGAGGCCAGTGTTAATGGTCAGATGCCACAGGCAGAGATTGGACCACCAACATTTTCTTCACCTCTGGTCATCCCTCCATCTCAGGTGTCTGAAGGTCACGGACAGTTGTCTTACCAGCCTGATCTTGAATCTGAAAACTCTGGGCAGCTTCTTCATGCTGAATATGAAGAGTCACTAAGTGGCAAGAATATGTTCCCACAACCGTCCTTTGGACCTAGTCCATTCTTAGGCCCAGTTCCTATTgcacctcctttctttcctcatgtTTGGTATGGATACCCTTTTCAGGGATTTATAGAAAATCCAGTAATGCGGCAGAATATTGTTCTGCCCTCTGATGAGAAAGAATTGGATCTCCCCCTGGAAAATCTGGATCTGTCTAAAGAATGTGGTTCAGTTTCAGCAGTGGATGAGTTTCGGGAGGCTAGAGGCGAAGGCACACATTCTCTCCCTGAAGCTAGTATGAGTAAGCGTGAGGGCCGAGCGGAGCAGTCATCCCAGACACCTAAGGCAGATCTGGCATCGGCTACCATCCCTCCTGTAGCAGAGGAAAAGGCTCATCTTCCCACTCAGATTCTAaaccgagagagagagactgtgcctGTTGAGCTTGAGCCTAAGAGGACCATTCCAAGTCTGAAGGAGAAGTCAGAAAAAGTGAAAGATCCTAAGATTGCTGCTGATGTGGTCAGTGGGGCCAACTCTGTGGCTAGCAGAGTGCAAAGACCAAAAGAAGAGAGTTCAGAAGATGAAAACGAAGTATCTAATATTCTGAGAAGTGGTAGATCCAAGCAGTTTTATAATCAGACTTATGGAGGCAGGAAGTACAAAAGTGATTGGGGCTCTTCTGGTAGAGGAGGTTATCAACATGCACGAGGTGAGGAGTCCTGGAAGGGGCAGCCAAGCAGAAGCCGAGATGAAGGTTATCAGTACCATCGAAATGTCCGAGGACGGCCTTATCGGGGGGATAGGAGGAGGTCTGGGATGGGAGATGGCCATCGGGGACAAAACACTTGA